The Virgibacillus dokdonensis genome includes a window with the following:
- a CDS encoding TRAP transporter permease, with protein MSGGDKLRDYERESNVRTHLPRGVRILFVGIAVALGIFHLYTSYAGALVDIKQRSIHLYTLMMLAFLLYPITKKKKRNKIPIYDYMLAGASLVLGIYMLVSATTIIESGGQINHIDVYVGMVVIIVLFEITRRVTGWGLTLLAFGFLVYGFYVKLSIYPQLTWDIIINASSGIIFHLVYITEGVLGTAIGVSASYIILFILFGAFLSKSGMGQLFNDIAMAVAGHTKGGPAKVAVLASGFLGSINGSAIANVVTTGAFTIPLMKKVGYHKNFAGAVESASSVGGQILPPIMGAAAFIMAENLGIPYTTVILAGIIPALLFYFGVLLQVHIRASKLKLKGLDKNELPTVKTVLMKRGHLLIPMIILLYLLFSGKTPFYAAFWSIIATVLITGTGRMLFISGAVSLFLLFEPQIVAVLVGASIPELRDNWFELGSIIIIPLVINLIRKQAQVKAEEIHVRDFVDALENGVRTTIPVAVACGAVGIIVGISSLTGVALEIASSIVSIGDLIQSPLFQLLITLFLTMIASIILGMGLPSIPTYIITSTMAAPILLQLPYFRELTGAGESAVFVAHMFVFYFGIFANITPPVALAAFAGAGISGGEPMRTGFQAMKLAIAGFIVPFMFVFSNQMLMMDATIGNIFVIMATSLTGVFLLSVAVEGYFKRPLAWYIRIIATIGALLLIYPGLWTDMAGLVALLFVLVISLKRNNGLPASENVS; from the coding sequence ATGAGCGGTGGAGATAAGCTACGGGATTACGAGAGAGAAAGTAACGTACGTACGCATTTACCTAGAGGTGTTCGGATACTATTTGTTGGAATAGCTGTAGCCTTAGGGATTTTTCATCTTTACACATCCTATGCAGGTGCGCTTGTTGATATAAAACAACGTAGTATTCATCTATACACACTAATGATGCTAGCATTTTTATTGTATCCTATAACAAAGAAGAAAAAAAGAAACAAAATACCAATATATGATTATATGTTAGCAGGTGCATCGCTCGTTTTAGGAATCTATATGTTGGTGTCAGCAACTACGATTATTGAGTCAGGCGGGCAAATTAATCATATAGACGTGTATGTAGGAATGGTCGTTATTATCGTATTATTTGAAATAACGAGGAGAGTAACCGGATGGGGGCTAACATTATTAGCTTTCGGTTTTCTTGTTTATGGATTCTATGTCAAACTCTCTATCTACCCTCAATTGACGTGGGACATTATTATAAATGCTTCAAGTGGGATTATATTCCATCTTGTTTACATTACAGAAGGAGTGTTAGGTACTGCGATAGGTGTATCAGCTAGCTATATTATATTATTTATTCTGTTTGGCGCATTTTTAAGCAAATCAGGTATGGGGCAATTATTTAACGATATAGCCATGGCTGTAGCGGGTCATACCAAAGGTGGACCAGCTAAAGTTGCTGTTTTAGCTAGTGGTTTTCTAGGCTCGATTAACGGATCAGCTATTGCAAATGTTGTAACAACAGGCGCCTTTACCATCCCACTTATGAAAAAAGTTGGCTATCATAAAAATTTTGCTGGAGCTGTAGAGTCTGCTTCTAGTGTAGGTGGACAAATTTTGCCGCCAATTATGGGGGCGGCCGCCTTTATTATGGCAGAAAATCTAGGGATTCCGTACACTACTGTCATTCTAGCGGGAATTATTCCAGCATTGCTATTTTATTTTGGAGTTTTATTACAAGTTCATATTAGAGCTTCAAAACTTAAGCTAAAAGGGTTAGACAAAAATGAGTTACCCACTGTGAAGACAGTTTTAATGAAGCGCGGACATCTTTTGATTCCAATGATCATTCTTTTGTATTTATTATTTAGTGGGAAGACACCTTTTTATGCAGCTTTTTGGTCAATTATAGCTACAGTTCTCATTACCGGGACTGGGAGAATGTTATTTATTAGCGGTGCTGTTTCACTTTTTCTCTTGTTTGAACCGCAAATTGTTGCAGTTTTGGTAGGTGCGAGTATACCAGAATTACGTGACAATTGGTTCGAGTTGGGAAGCATTATTATCATTCCATTGGTGATCAATTTGATACGTAAGCAGGCACAAGTAAAAGCGGAAGAAATTCATGTGAGGGATTTTGTAGATGCATTAGAAAATGGTGTTAGAACAACAATTCCAGTAGCCGTAGCATGTGGAGCTGTTGGCATAATTGTAGGTATAAGCTCTTTAACAGGTGTGGCCTTGGAAATTGCAAGTTCTATTGTTAGTATTGGGGATTTGATCCAAAGTCCACTTTTTCAACTGCTTATTACATTATTTTTAACTATGATAGCTTCTATTATATTGGGAATGGGTCTTCCAAGTATACCAACGTATATTATTACGAGTACCATGGCCGCTCCTATTCTGTTACAATTACCATATTTCCGTGAATTGACTGGTGCAGGTGAATCAGCCGTTTTTGTTGCCCACATGTTTGTTTTTTATTTTGGAATATTTGCAAATATTACCCCTCCAGTGGCATTGGCTGCATTTGCAGGTGCAGGAATAAGTGGTGGAGAGCCGATGAGAACAGGGTTTCAAGCAATGAAACTAGCCATAGCAGGTTTTATTGTACCGTTTATGTTTGTTTTTTCTAATCAAATGTTAATGATGGATGCAACTATTGGGAATATATTCGTTATAATGGCGACCTCATTAACAGGGGTATTCTTACTATCTGTAGCTGTAGAAGGTTATTTTAAGCGCCCGCTTGCTTGGTATATTCGAATTATTGCTACGATAGGAGCTTTATTATTAATATATCCAGGATTGTGGACAGATATGGCTGGGCTCGTTGCTTTGCTTTTTGTACTAGTAATAAGTTTAAAGAGGAATAATGGACTCCCGGCGTCAGAAAATGTGAGTTAG
- a CDS encoding aminotransferase family protein — protein sequence MRSLTELDKKHFIHPTSSIQEQQQKGAKVIMKEGDGIYLTDVTGKTYIDGVSSLWNVNVGHGRVELAEAAAQQMKKMAFSSAFSTFSHEPAIRLAEKIASITPEGLNAVFFTSGGSESNDSAVKLVRHYWKIQGKPNKRKIISLKRSYHGVAAASTSVTGIPEFWGMAGHMMTDFLHVDTHYNNTTEQAVQSLCQAIEEAGPETIAAFFAEPVQGAGGVIIPPEDYFLRIREVCNAYGILFVADEVITGFGRTGKMFGIENWDVIPDVMTFAKGVTSGYFPLGGVVVSDPIHEVLKEKSVGTLFHGFTYSGHPTAAAVALKNISIIKEERLVENSKRMGDALLHGLKKVKNRLEIVGDVRFVGLLGAVELMQNPATNKPFSSNLQVAPKVIEALHELGVICRSVTYDHTNIICLAPPLIINQKQVDKLVEAIYEAILKVQQQLGIKAE from the coding sequence ATGCGTAGTTTGACCGAGTTGGATAAGAAGCATTTCATCCATCCAACATCATCGATACAAGAGCAACAACAGAAGGGTGCGAAGGTAATAATGAAAGAAGGGGACGGTATTTATTTAACAGATGTTACTGGTAAAACATATATCGATGGTGTTTCTTCTCTATGGAATGTAAATGTCGGACATGGAAGAGTAGAATTGGCAGAAGCTGCTGCTCAACAAATGAAAAAAATGGCATTTAGTTCTGCTTTCTCCACGTTTAGTCATGAGCCAGCAATCAGGCTCGCTGAGAAAATTGCTTCTATAACTCCAGAAGGATTGAATGCGGTGTTTTTCACATCAGGAGGCTCTGAATCAAATGACTCAGCGGTGAAGCTTGTGCGTCATTATTGGAAAATACAAGGAAAACCAAACAAGCGAAAAATTATTTCTCTGAAACGCAGTTATCATGGTGTGGCTGCTGCTTCTACAAGTGTAACGGGAATTCCAGAATTTTGGGGAATGGCTGGTCATATGATGACAGACTTTCTTCATGTCGACACCCATTATAATAATACGACAGAACAAGCCGTTCAGTCACTTTGTCAAGCGATTGAGGAAGCAGGTCCAGAAACAATTGCAGCTTTTTTTGCGGAACCTGTTCAAGGAGCAGGAGGAGTTATTATACCGCCTGAGGACTACTTCCTTAGAATAAGAGAAGTTTGCAATGCTTATGGCATTCTATTTGTAGCAGATGAAGTGATTACGGGTTTTGGAAGAACAGGGAAGATGTTTGGGATCGAGAATTGGGATGTTATTCCGGATGTCATGACTTTTGCTAAAGGAGTGACAAGCGGTTACTTCCCTCTTGGAGGGGTTGTTGTCTCCGATCCCATACATGAAGTGTTAAAGGAAAAATCTGTTGGTACGCTATTTCATGGTTTTACTTATAGTGGACACCCAACTGCTGCCGCGGTCGCATTAAAAAATATATCAATAATAAAAGAAGAACGTTTGGTAGAGAATTCAAAACGAATGGGAGACGCGCTTTTACATGGATTAAAAAAGGTGAAAAATCGTCTGGAAATTGTAGGGGACGTCCGATTTGTTGGATTACTAGGTGCAGTTGAGCTGATGCAAAATCCGGCTACGAATAAGCCCTTTTCCTCCAATCTACAGGTGGCTCCTAAAGTAATAGAAGCGCTACATGAACTTGGGGTTATTTGTCGCAGTGTTACGTATGACCATACGAATATCATTTGCCTTGCCCCTCCGCTAATTATAAATCAGAAGCAGGTGGATAAATTAGTAGAAGCTATCTATGAAGCCATTTTGAAAGTACAGCAACAGCTTGGAATAAAAGCGGAGTAA
- a CDS encoding GntR family transcriptional regulator, whose product MLIQDGLLIYNDGFVRVYHPAVQDVIDVFQCRESLEALAINLAIEHITYEDKQKLQNNLELTYEAYEQKQTMELSKLDQAFHDIIIQASKNKQLMELLENIRTKIHYMRITMIKGEFYPSFVKEHEKLVGFLLEGKVEEATNSMKVHIQKGLRGVLMYIGKVQSR is encoded by the coding sequence ATGCTGATTCAAGATGGGTTATTAATCTACAATGATGGTTTTGTAAGGGTTTACCATCCGGCAGTACAGGATGTCATTGATGTATTTCAATGTAGAGAAAGTCTGGAGGCGCTAGCGATTAATCTTGCTATAGAACATATTACATATGAAGATAAACAGAAGTTACAAAACAACCTGGAATTGACGTATGAGGCTTATGAGCAAAAACAAACAATGGAATTGAGCAAATTAGATCAAGCATTTCATGATATTATCATTCAAGCTTCAAAAAATAAACAGCTCATGGAGTTACTTGAAAACATAAGGACAAAAATTCATTATATGCGGATTACAATGATAAAGGGAGAATTCTACCCTTCTTTTGTAAAAGAGCATGAAAAGCTAGTTGGCTTTTTATTAGAAGGTAAGGTGGAAGAAGCGACAAATTCCATGAAGGTGCATATCCAAAAAGGCTTAAGAGGAGTATTGATGTATATTGGTAAAGTTCAGTCCAGATGA
- a CDS encoding thioesterase family protein, with protein MKCCYLNLSSSLVPNLVAGALQYFISGEKVRCSEVKEGLYIGQSKQMTVEVKEEMVAQFNGEVIHPVYSTASMVYHMEWVSRQLLIPYLEQDEEGMGAAVSVEHIAPSGVGTTIHLEATVIEVSKRELLTKVYVTNEHGRIGKGKVKQVVLPKEVIQEKVRIATK; from the coding sequence ATGAAGTGCTGTTACCTTAACTTATCCAGCTCACTTGTTCCAAATCTTGTAGCGGGAGCCTTGCAGTACTTTATATCTGGGGAAAAAGTGAGGTGTAGTGAAGTGAAAGAAGGTTTGTATATTGGCCAATCGAAGCAGATGACGGTAGAAGTCAAAGAGGAAATGGTAGCCCAATTCAATGGAGAAGTAATTCATCCTGTGTATTCAACAGCCTCTATGGTTTATCACATGGAATGGGTGTCAAGGCAATTACTAATTCCTTATTTAGAACAGGATGAAGAAGGAATGGGCGCTGCAGTAAGCGTTGAGCATATTGCTCCTTCGGGTGTAGGTACTACTATTCATTTAGAGGCTACTGTTATAGAGGTGAGTAAAAGAGAGCTACTGACAAAGGTTTACGTAACAAATGAGCATGGAAGGATTGGCAAAGGAAAGGTAAAACAAGTAGTCTTACCGAAAGAAGTTATTCAAGAAAAAGTGCGTATCGCAACGAAGTGA
- a CDS encoding APC family permease: MNDSDKLLKILSNKDVLALAFGAMIGWGWVVTSGLWITEAGSFGAILAFAIGGLLVVFVGLTYAELASALPLVGGEHVYTFKAMGRGASFVATWSIILGYVSVVAFEAVALPTVFEYMVPDYSQGYLYTIAGWDVTVTWVGVGMIGSLTIAWINYHGIKLTTVISVILTAFILAAGIMLITGSTFGGNMDNMQPLIKAGTTGIFTVIIMTPFMFVGFDVIPQAAEEINLPQRKIGQLLIVSVILAVIWYIAIIFGVSRILNPEELAASNLVTADAMAKAFGDSNLMGNVLVLGGIGGILTSWLGFYVGGSRAIYALANAGMLPKALGKLHPKYKTPYRAIILIAILSTAAPLLGRPSLVWLVNSGGLGLVVAWLMVSISFILLRKREPHMNRPFKLPGGTFIGWIAVLMSIGVVILYMPGMPSSLAWPYEWFIIGAWTILGCILYTYSIKKYGKSYANEYMKKELDRIA, from the coding sequence TTGAATGATTCGGATAAGCTTTTAAAGATACTTAGTAATAAAGATGTGCTGGCACTTGCTTTTGGAGCAATGATTGGCTGGGGATGGGTTGTTACCTCGGGACTATGGATTACAGAAGCGGGCTCTTTTGGGGCTATTCTGGCATTTGCAATTGGTGGTTTACTGGTTGTGTTTGTAGGTTTAACATACGCTGAATTAGCTTCTGCTCTTCCACTTGTTGGTGGGGAGCATGTATACACATTTAAAGCAATGGGGAGAGGGGCTTCCTTTGTAGCGACATGGTCAATTATTCTTGGCTATGTATCCGTGGTAGCTTTTGAAGCTGTTGCGTTGCCAACTGTATTTGAATATATGGTGCCTGATTATAGTCAGGGATATTTATATACCATAGCAGGATGGGATGTTACAGTAACCTGGGTAGGGGTCGGCATGATTGGTTCTCTAACAATAGCTTGGATTAACTATCATGGTATTAAGTTAACAACTGTTATTTCTGTAATTTTAACCGCTTTCATTCTTGCGGCAGGAATCATGTTAATTACCGGAAGTACATTTGGTGGAAATATGGACAATATGCAGCCACTCATTAAAGCAGGTACAACGGGTATATTTACTGTAATTATTATGACGCCTTTTATGTTTGTAGGCTTCGATGTAATACCTCAAGCAGCGGAAGAGATTAATTTGCCACAGCGGAAAATTGGTCAACTTCTTATCGTATCGGTTATTTTAGCAGTTATCTGGTATATTGCCATTATTTTTGGAGTATCACGTATTTTAAACCCTGAAGAACTCGCTGCGTCAAATTTAGTAACAGCTGACGCCATGGCAAAAGCGTTTGGAGATAGTAATTTAATGGGGAATGTTCTCGTACTCGGTGGCATTGGAGGTATTTTGACAAGCTGGCTTGGCTTTTATGTGGGAGGGAGTCGAGCCATTTATGCGTTAGCAAATGCTGGAATGCTACCAAAGGCTTTGGGAAAATTACATCCGAAATACAAAACACCTTATCGAGCAATTATATTAATTGCAATACTTTCAACAGCAGCACCATTACTTGGCAGACCCTCCCTTGTCTGGTTAGTTAATTCAGGTGGGTTAGGGCTTGTGGTTGCATGGCTAATGGTGTCCATTTCATTTATTTTGCTAAGAAAAAGAGAGCCACATATGAATCGGCCTTTTAAACTACCTGGTGGAACTTTCATTGGCTGGATTGCTGTACTTATGTCTATTGGTGTGGTTATACTTTATATGCCTGGCATGCCATCTTCTTTAGCATGGCCGTATGAGTGGTTTATTATTGGGGCATGGACCATTTTAGGATGTATTTTGTATACTTATTCAATAAAGAAGTATGGGAAGTCATATGCTAACGAATATATGAAGAAAGAGTTAGATCGGATAGCTTAG
- the yidC gene encoding membrane protein insertase YidC, with amino-acid sequence MHNHFIFTFFKKYGVISLGLLFLLTGCQADGGMMGFQNPFPQMIKYVASLFGNDYGLSIVLITILIRLLLMPLAFSQMKKGAKMKTKMKEMKPEMDALSQKYKNKKDASAKAAMQKEMMQLYQKHEFNPISSMGCLPIMLQFPVVIAFYHAIRNSQEIATHSFLWFNLGEVDIILPFIAAAVYFLQSRFSLIGMDEKQKKQMAIMGLISPIMIGFISFSTAAALPLYWTVSGTVLVIQTLVAKKLYYREHLSNKGNAMEKLETTSS; translated from the coding sequence ATGCACAATCATTTTATATTCACATTTTTCAAGAAATACGGAGTTATTAGTTTAGGTTTGCTATTTTTGCTGACGGGGTGTCAGGCAGACGGTGGGATGATGGGTTTTCAAAATCCATTTCCGCAAATGATAAAATATGTTGCTAGTTTGTTTGGGAATGATTATGGCTTATCCATTGTGTTAATAACCATACTCATTCGCTTGTTGCTCATGCCACTTGCATTTAGTCAAATGAAAAAAGGGGCAAAAATGAAAACAAAGATGAAAGAAATGAAACCAGAAATGGACGCTCTTTCACAAAAATATAAAAATAAAAAGGATGCTAGCGCAAAAGCAGCTATGCAAAAAGAAATGATGCAGTTGTACCAAAAGCACGAATTTAACCCAATTAGTTCGATGGGATGTTTGCCAATAATGCTCCAATTCCCTGTCGTCATTGCGTTTTATCATGCTATTCGAAACTCGCAAGAAATAGCGACACACTCCTTTTTATGGTTTAATTTGGGAGAAGTGGATATTATTTTGCCATTTATCGCAGCAGCTGTATATTTCTTGCAATCCCGTTTTTCATTAATTGGTATGGATGAGAAACAAAAGAAACAAATGGCGATCATGGGGTTGATTTCCCCGATTATGATTGGCTTTATTTCCTTTAGTACAGCAGCAGCATTGCCTTTGTATTGGACAGTTAGTGGTACAGTTCTTGTTATACAAACTTTAGTTGCTAAAAAGCTATATTATCGTGAGCATTTAAGCAATAAAGGCAATGCAATGGAGAAGTTAGAAACGACATCATCGTAG
- a CDS encoding Leu/Phe/Val dehydrogenase, with translation MKQVEQLQEVDLFQKIANHEQVVFCNDRQSGLKAIIAIHNTTLGPALGGTRMYPYSSVQEALEDALLLSEGMTAKCAISDVDFGGGKAVIIGDPNKDKSPAMFRALGQFVDSLNGRFITGTDMGTSMNDFIHAAKETKFINGIPESFGGSGDSSIPTAKGILYALKATNQFLFHNDSLDRVYAIQGLGKVGRKVAVHLLEAGAFVYVTDANESVIKSFLNEVRDKQHCIQVVSAEEIYRVNADIFMPCAIGGIINEETIQLLNVKAVVGSANNQLACDKYAASLTEKEILYAPDYIVNAGGLIQIADELYGVNKERVLKKVASIYDTILQLFKDAQDANITTVEAARRECERMLDEQQHRNNFYSRSRRPKWDIK, from the coding sequence TTGAAGCAAGTAGAACAATTGCAAGAGGTAGACCTGTTTCAAAAGATAGCGAATCACGAGCAAGTTGTTTTTTGTAATGATCGTCAGTCTGGGTTAAAAGCAATTATAGCTATACATAATACGACGCTAGGACCTGCTCTAGGCGGCACACGTATGTATCCTTATTCAAGTGTTCAAGAAGCTTTGGAAGATGCCCTTCTTTTATCGGAAGGGATGACAGCGAAATGTGCAATAAGTGACGTAGATTTTGGAGGAGGTAAGGCGGTCATCATTGGTGATCCGAATAAAGATAAATCGCCTGCTATGTTTCGAGCACTCGGTCAGTTTGTAGATTCATTAAATGGCAGATTTATCACCGGAACAGATATGGGAACAAGTATGAACGATTTTATTCATGCAGCCAAGGAAACGAAATTCATTAATGGTATTCCAGAATCATTTGGAGGAAGTGGTGATTCATCCATACCAACTGCCAAAGGCATCCTATATGCTTTAAAAGCGACAAACCAGTTTTTGTTTCATAACGATTCTCTTGATAGGGTGTATGCCATACAAGGTTTGGGAAAGGTTGGAAGAAAAGTTGCTGTACATTTGTTAGAAGCTGGTGCATTTGTATATGTTACGGATGCTAATGAAAGCGTTATCAAAAGTTTTTTAAATGAAGTAAGAGATAAGCAACATTGTATTCAAGTTGTTAGTGCAGAAGAAATATATCGAGTAAATGCTGATATCTTTATGCCGTGTGCGATAGGGGGGATTATTAATGAAGAAACAATTCAATTGCTCAACGTAAAGGCTGTGGTTGGATCAGCTAACAACCAGTTAGCATGTGACAAATATGCAGCGTCTTTGACTGAAAAAGAGATTCTATATGCGCCTGATTATATTGTTAATGCAGGAGGACTTATTCAAATTGCTGATGAGCTATATGGGGTGAATAAAGAACGTGTACTGAAAAAGGTAGCTTCTATATATGATACAATACTTCAATTATTTAAGGATGCCCAAGATGCTAATATTACTACGGTAGAAGCGGCGCGTAGGGAATGCGAGAGAATGTTAGATGAGCAGCAGCACCGAAATAATTTTTATAGTCGTAGCCGAAGACCCAAATGGGATATAAAGTAA
- a CDS encoding GNAT family N-acetyltransferase, with amino-acid sequence MGLSVRKANTTDIDDIKQILMEAARWIERQGINQWEFLLADDQDEEIKANIEEGTMYVAEMNHKIVATFYLGFTQTEFDIKVWGERKDNACYLHRLAVHQDYRGKQIGKQVIDWIVSHLDKETVLRLDCVAENPGLNRFYQQYGFNFVGKEKEGEKEFSLYEKLI; translated from the coding sequence TTGGGATTATCAGTAAGAAAGGCGAATACAACAGATATAGACGATATAAAACAAATCTTAATGGAAGCTGCACGTTGGATTGAAAGACAAGGAATTAATCAGTGGGAATTCCTGTTAGCAGACGATCAAGATGAAGAAATAAAAGCAAATATAGAGGAAGGGACAATGTATGTAGCAGAAATGAATCATAAAATTGTTGCTACATTTTACCTTGGTTTTACTCAAACCGAATTTGATATAAAGGTATGGGGAGAAAGAAAGGATAACGCCTGTTATTTACATCGGTTGGCTGTTCATCAAGATTATCGCGGAAAACAAATCGGAAAACAAGTTATAGATTGGATAGTGTCCCATTTAGATAAAGAGACTGTGCTTAGATTGGATTGCGTTGCGGAGAATCCGGGGTTAAATCGGTTCTATCAACAATACGGCTTCAACTTTGTAGGAAAAGAAAAAGAAGGGGAAAAGGAGTTCTCTTTATATGAAAAATTGATATAA
- the nhaC gene encoding Na+/H+ antiporter NhaC: MYRIKAVQSPSLRESLFVTVLIICIISLSIIFVEAAPHVPLIISLLVLCVYGIFKRVPYRLLERGIAEGAKSGMGAVFIFFFIGILIAAWMAGGTIPTMMYAGFQLVTPNFYFVIVFIVTALIGLVVGSSLTTIATVGVAFIGISGAVDASLAITAGAIVSGAFFGDKMSPLSDTTNMASSTLQVDLFEHIKNMMGTTIPAFIITLLIFFFISPNLIDANFERMANFQTGLLKTGLIHWENAVIPFLVLLIFSIKKVPAIITLAAGAITAIGIMYLHQSLSIGQLFGTLMDGFHSDTGVEAIDALLTRGGINGMLFTISLVLLALSMGGLLFTLGIIPRLLVSIDHLLNRVFSVVLASATTAIGINVLIGEQYLSILLTGETYQPRYAKVGLENKNLSRVSEDAGTVINPLVPWSVCGVFITSVLGVSTLAYLPFAFFCLLSPLLTILYGFTGWTLTYTKQNKNFTNEAIVGE, translated from the coding sequence ATGTACCGTATAAAAGCTGTCCAATCGCCTTCGCTTCGAGAATCTCTATTTGTAACAGTGCTTATTATATGTATCATTAGTTTGAGTATCATTTTTGTAGAGGCAGCACCACATGTTCCGCTAATTATTTCTTTGCTAGTTCTTTGTGTTTATGGGATATTCAAGCGGGTTCCATACAGGCTTTTGGAGCGGGGAATTGCAGAAGGAGCCAAATCTGGAATGGGAGCAGTTTTTATTTTTTTCTTTATTGGAATATTAATTGCTGCCTGGATGGCAGGTGGAACGATTCCGACTATGATGTACGCAGGATTCCAGTTGGTGACACCAAATTTTTACTTTGTCATTGTCTTTATTGTCACTGCTCTTATTGGGCTTGTCGTCGGTAGTTCTTTAACAACGATTGCTACAGTAGGTGTTGCCTTTATTGGTATTTCTGGTGCAGTTGATGCTTCTTTAGCTATTACTGCAGGGGCAATTGTTTCTGGAGCATTTTTTGGAGATAAAATGTCACCATTATCAGATACAACGAATATGGCATCATCCACATTGCAGGTAGATTTATTTGAACATATAAAGAATATGATGGGAACAACGATTCCCGCATTTATCATTACGTTACTTATTTTTTTCTTTATATCGCCTAATCTAATAGATGCCAACTTCGAAAGAATGGCTAATTTCCAAACAGGGTTATTAAAGACTGGTTTAATTCATTGGGAAAACGCTGTGATTCCATTTCTCGTGTTACTCATTTTTTCGATTAAAAAGGTGCCAGCTATTATAACATTGGCAGCGGGGGCCATAACCGCTATAGGTATTATGTATCTTCATCAATCCCTATCTATAGGTCAGCTTTTTGGTACACTTATGGATGGATTTCATTCCGACACAGGGGTTGAGGCTATTGACGCTTTGTTAACGCGCGGTGGAATCAATGGCATGTTATTTACTATTAGTCTTGTGTTACTTGCCCTAAGTATGGGTGGGTTACTGTTTACACTCGGAATAATTCCTCGCTTACTTGTATCCATTGATCATCTTTTAAATAGAGTGTTTTCCGTTGTCTTGGCTTCTGCTACAACGGCAATTGGAATTAATGTTTTAATTGGTGAACAGTATTTATCCATTTTGTTAACGGGTGAGACATACCAACCTCGCTATGCTAAGGTAGGCTTGGAAAACAAAAATTTATCTAGAGTTTCTGAAGATGCTGGAACAGTGATTAACCCCCTCGTACCATGGAGCGTGTGTGGCGTTTTTATTACGTCCGTGTTGGGCGTATCTACTTTGGCTTACTTACCATTTGCATTTTTCTGTTTACTTTCTCCGTTATTAACGATTTTATATGGATTTACCGGTTGGACATTAACCTATACGAAGCAAAATAAAAATTTCACCAATGAAGCCATAGTAGGAGAGTAG